atagtttaactacttttatatagtaaatactTTGCTAATATATTGATGATTTGGTCTCCCTAAATAAAAATCCTATCTTCGTCCCTAACGTACGCAACATTACTCTTGTTATACACTTGTTAGTTGTTAgataataaacattaaaaatgttaattttcaTTTACCCTTGATTGTAAATATTATCTGCAACTTCTCATATATAATAAATCATATGCTTTAATAAGCCATTtactataatttattataatcgaaaattataaaattataaatctttaatCTTATTACGTTACCAGCTAATATTTAAGTATATTTTCCATAGGAAGAGGAGCTGTCAAAATCCATTAGTTGTTGCCAATCAGAGGTAGAAGTGATTACAACTTTGATTAAATTTCTTGAGGATGCATGGGATGTTCAGCTTTTATTTTCCAAACAAACAGACAACAAAATCATGTAAGAATTatatcttattaattaattacttgccttcgtttattatttttattttatatactccggttttgttttttttatttactggGTTTATTTACTAATAGACATTAATAAACAGTGAGATTTAACttatcaataattaatatttttctttatttattaataatgagTAGTTTACTCACTGGATTAAGTAAGTTTTTTTTACTATGCtccatataatattattattgaatgttttaataattaattaatgtattTTATACACTTTATGAAGTGATGAATTAGAAAAGCATTCAAACTATCAAGCTGAAATGATGCTTCACCATCTCAACACATTTAAGGTACTCTTCAATTAATTCAACTAGACATGATCTTTTATAAgaaaattttcacaaaataaacatctttttataataattacttttcaaaaaaaaaatctcttttGTGTTTTAATGTAACGTCAtgtagagaaaaataaaaacaaaaacatgacacttaatttttttttaagtggaaAATAACACATATTTTAAGTGGTAACTTGCTGATTAATCGTGAACATtcgtttaatttttaaaaatatcacCTAATGTTGTTacttttattcaaaaaaaagttAGGTAAGATGGTTTTtaaaagacaataatatatatatatataaagggtttttttaaaaaataaaatacttataaaattaaaatagtaattttgcAAAATTTCTTTAAGTAGCTTCTTTTTATGTGTCAGGTTGAGGTAGGAAAGCTAGTAACTCACTTTCGAATACTTATAAGACAATTAAAATCAAGTGAAGAGTAAGTTTACTATTTCCatacaattttaatttacactttaaataattactataataaaaattgcatgatgcttaattaataattaaaattataataaaaattgcatgatgcttaattaataattaaaaatgtaaataaatattatcaaCAGGTCTAATCATACTCCTTTGGAAGATGAAAGTTTTCCTATAACTATAACAAGATCAAGTTTAGAAAGCAAATACATTGATTTAGAAGTTAAGGTACGTAATTATTACTCTATCTTAATATTTTTagcataattattataaattaatttcttttactaCTTCATTAGGCTTTTGGATTAATCATTATTTCTTACCTATTTGGACCACGTACCATTTTTTGTGAGAGGAATCGGATTCGATTCTCATcttctttcatttatttttatttttctcagcTTATCTAATGTTCAATTATCTCATTAGTCAATATTCATGGTgcaaaatttactatatatattatattagtttttgttttatatgtgtattaattttcaAGATGTTATTGATATATAAGTAACcaatattattttatcattaatctattttaaagaaaattagaaATTGTTCTTATCAAGTTAGTATACTTTTCATTActtgaaaaattatgaaaagtttattatttattttaatgtttgaAATTATTCGGGAAGAAAATAATTACCTTACCATTTTGTATCCTAATTAAgtgttttattttctcttttgatttatttatattaaatgtcttattttcaTATTGGTAAACTTTTTCTCTTACTTATACCCTAATGTGATCTAACTATTTACACAAATGTCActaaattatcattttttttctttactcACTTCCCCCATGtagttttcctttctttttttaaaaattggtcCCAAACGAAATGAAACGtctaattttaagattttttttttctcatttacataaaaattctttttataATAAGTTTAGTGATTAATAGtcaatttttatgatatttttgcTTGAGATAATACTCTTTTAATAATGTGTATTAAAAGAAGtgagaaaaataattaatacatACTACGTCTAAACATTTCATGACATCTTGCAGCTTAGAACAACTTTTGAAATGGTTGAAGGAATGAAGCAAATATATACACTGAGTGAAGATTTTCAAAGGTGTGATAAAcgattttattttgcatttactttttttcactcattatattaattattttatgctATAATAAACATGCATGTGGGATAATAATTTTTCTTGACATCTGAGAATAGCTAAATGTAGCACTAAATGTTACTTAAGCCGCtattatacaaaatattataagtggtatttttttaaaagaaaaaattacttagaataatccaatgattttcctacaataatctcatctattgattaatcatgaataataccaactttagggGTATTTACCTTGAGTATACTTGGTAACCGaatgacttgctataacaagttttatttttcttaaaaaaaattaaatcaaaataaaatgtcaaaaaaaatattacaattttttttaaaatttccaatttttttgttatttaaaattttttgtaaattttcaaattttttttcaaatttatttttttggtgaatttactatagcaggtcatcagGTTACTCAAGTTTACTCAAGGTAAATACCcctaaagttggaattattcatgattaatcaatagatataattattgtaagaaaatcatgaaaaaattaaattattttaggtgatttttcatttttaaaaataacacCTAGCATCGTTAAACCACTAACAACTACTCAAGCTACTACGTTGAACGTACTTGTGCTCTATATAAAATTGTTtaccaataataacaaaaaaggcTATAATAGTACTTGTATtaggaaaaaatattaaaatggtatatatttgactttttaaaattaaaatataggaATAATGAGAAGAAAATAGAGGAGTTATTGAGCATTCTCAAAAAAATGGAAGTAGAATTCCAATCAATGGAAAAACCATCCATAGAAAGTAgacaaaaacaattaataagaTGGGAAGGGAATCCCCTAAAATTGAAGCCAAATGAAGATGAATTTAATTGCAAGAGTCATCTTACAAAAAAGGAAAGCAACAATGGTAGAAAATTATGTTGGAATTTATCAGATTTAGAAGAAGGAACACCAGAGTCTAATTCAGCCAAGCTTACCAAAAAATCACACTTTAGAGATGATAGTATTGATTGGGAGTTTGATGCTTTAGAATACTAAttctttttttctatttttatttttatagattattgcattgtaattttttttatccaaCATAGTGAGTAATTTAAAGTTGTTTAAATGATaaaattgattataattaaacacatgtatattttattttttgtggtTTATTGCTTTGTTGCAATTCTTGGAATTTATTGTACTTCAAAAGGAATTACTAAgtttaatgtaataataatataaatcgaGGAAAgggatgatttttttttataaaaattaaagtttaatgtaaaaatatgcacaaattattgtatgataTTATATTAAGCGTTTTATATGGGGTTAATAGCCTCATCTCATATATTATATGAGAATATAGCCCATCTCATATGGGATAAATAGCTCATTTCACAAGATTagcttaaaattatatttaattgtatatttaaacagaataatatatttttgaagaaattatgatttttttttgttatattgtaTGAATGGTTAATTCACTATGCCTTAATTTTTATCAATTGTGAAAATAAACTATTTAACTTCAAATTGATGATAAGAGCACATAACTTTTCTCATGAAATTTGAATCTATCaatttttttgtatgattttttgaaaatggtaaaatagatgcgtattttgtgtttttaacaTGATTGACTTGGACCATCTTGAGAAAACTACTAGTATAAGATTAATAATTCATTCGAGTCAAATAATAATTGGTAGTATTAGAACTTGTGTTACGACAATAGCAATATTATTCATATCTATTAGTATTTTTGATAGTATTGCAAATTTCTAAGATTAATACTTTATATATCCAccatgaaaaaaatttaaaattataggatTATCATAAACAAATCTCCCTTACAAAATTTATACCCTTCCTAATGCATAAGAAAGGATGCCAACAAAGTCCTATAAATTCTAAACTAGTTATTGACCTATTTTTTCCTCAAAAGCTTCCAATTAAAGGGTACCCTACATGTCTTTCATGGTTTGATTTTGTTACTTGAATGGTGAACTTGGACAACACTATTATTACTTGCTTAAAGCTTTGCAAAGATgttaaatttctttctcttaTTCATTCATTACTCACAAAATGACATCCTTGTGAACCTGTAAGTATATAAAAAGCTCATATTATAAACAGAAATATCACTTTCAGTAGCAAATAAaaacaacatataaaataaaaagtaattaacaAAACAACTTACCATGAGTAATTTTACAATTGCTGGCTTTTAAAACCTACCTTTATGATAATTTTGATGaaacataaattataaactTTTAATGCTTCATTTATTCCAATATTATAtttcactttttttagttgaaatgCTTCTTTTATATGtttcatatttttctttaaaaaaattacttttatcaAACacaaatgattttatttaaaatttagtaCTATTAGTATATTACCAATGtcttattaatataataagaattctcactgtctatattatttagtatttttattaatatt
The sequence above is drawn from the Amaranthus tricolor cultivar Red isolate AtriRed21 chromosome 5, ASM2621246v1, whole genome shotgun sequence genome and encodes:
- the LOC130813640 gene encoding uncharacterized protein LOC130813640, with amino-acid sequence MKIEIGDRGRLNHIIIVPLTTTTEQWEQNDNMVMSWIVENIDRDLTECFLDYTSTAHELWTRIQFILGPISLPPLNDHIQQEAAKGRKIEEGVIGERGSKENDEKRSPKPKVTTNENQKVKIAKIIQNDGKDRPVVPTSDDPPTFAGEKLVNVNVTGTTSAAGECEDQSNVDGEERESGEGGSTQIEESAKMEKSEEELSKSISCCQSEVEVITTLIKFLEDAWDVQLLFSKQTDNKIIDELEKHSNYQAEMMLHHLNTFKVEVGKLVTHFRILIRQLKSSEESNHTPLEDESFPITITRSSLESKYIDLEVKLRTTFEMVEGMKQIYTLSEDFQRNNEKKIEELLSILKKMEVEFQSMEKPSIESRQKQLIRWEGNPLKLKPNEDEFNCKSHLTKKESNNGRKLCWNLSDLEEGTPESNSAKLTKKSHFRDDSIDWEFDALEY